A genomic stretch from Deltaproteobacteria bacterium includes:
- the rpiB gene encoding ribose 5-phosphate isomerase B has product MIAIGSDHGGVELKAVLVDYLNQRGEQVEDVGTHGSTAVDYPDFGKLVAEKVARGEAARGILLCTNGIGMSILANKYPGVRAALVADAVGARMSREHLDANILIMGGGFVGKFLAREIVKVWMETPFAGGRHQRRLDKIAAIEHELGLQVAAAPAGSKRE; this is encoded by the coding sequence ATGATTGCCATCGGCAGCGACCACGGCGGCGTGGAACTGAAGGCCGTGCTGGTCGATTACCTGAACCAGCGCGGCGAGCAGGTCGAGGATGTCGGCACCCACGGCTCCACAGCGGTGGATTATCCGGACTTTGGCAAGCTGGTAGCCGAGAAGGTGGCCCGGGGCGAGGCCGCGCGCGGGATTCTCTTGTGCACCAACGGCATCGGCATGAGCATCCTGGCCAACAAGTATCCCGGCGTGCGCGCCGCATTGGTGGCCGACGCGGTCGGAGCGCGCATGAGCCGCGAGCACTTGGACGCCAACATCCTGATCATGGGCGGGGGTTTTGTCGGCAAGTTCCTGGCGCGCGAGATCGTCAAGGTGTGGATGGAGACCCCGTTCGCCGGCGGCCGACACCAGCGCCGCCTCGACAAGATTGCCGCCATTGAACACGAGCTGGGGCTGCAGGTCGCAGCGGCACCCGCCGGCTCCAAGCGGGAGTAG
- the rpmF gene encoding 50S ribosomal protein L32, translating to MPVPKRRTSHSKKNKRRAHDALTPPAVATCPDCGEPTLRHRACPHCGSYRGRKVIEGTAE from the coding sequence ATGCCCGTTCCCAAACGCAGAACCTCTCACTCGAAGAAGAACAAGCGCCGCGCCCACGATGCGCTGACCCCGCCGGCGGTAGCCACCTGCCCCGATTGCGGCGAGCCCACCCTGCGGCACCGCGCCTGCCCGCACTGCGGTTCATACCGCGGCCGCAAGGTCATCGAAGGCACGGCGGAGTAA
- a CDS encoding serine hydroxymethyltransferase, translated as MSSALERTDPEVFDAIRREAERQEHNLELIASENVVSRAVLEAQGSILTNKYAEGYPAKRYYGGCEYVDIAEQLAIDRAKQLFGAEHANVQPHSGSQANMAVYFSQLSPGDTILAMDLTHGGHLTHGNPANFSGKFFKVIPYGVRREDERIDYDAMAALARQHRPKMIVVGYSAYPRAIDFAPFRAAADEVGAVVMADIAHFAGLVAAGLHQSPIPHCEFVTTTTHKTLRGPRGGMVLCREAFAKSLNSSVFPGNQGGPLMHVIAAKAVAFKEALSPGFKAYQQQILANAKALAEGLKAHGFRLVSDGTDNHLMLVDLRNTEITGKLAQEVLDQAHITVNRNTVPFETRSPFVTSGIRLGTPAVTTRGMKEPEMAQIAELIARALGHAGDDGALRSVAADVIALCAKFPLADAIH; from the coding sequence ATGAGTAGTGCGCTGGAACGGACCGACCCGGAAGTGTTTGACGCCATCCGCCGCGAGGCCGAGCGCCAAGAGCACAACCTCGAGCTGATCGCTTCGGAAAACGTCGTCAGCCGCGCCGTGCTCGAAGCCCAGGGGTCGATCCTCACCAACAAGTACGCCGAGGGCTATCCGGCCAAACGCTACTACGGCGGTTGCGAGTACGTCGACATCGCGGAACAGCTGGCCATCGATCGCGCCAAGCAGCTCTTCGGCGCCGAGCACGCCAACGTGCAACCACATTCCGGTTCGCAGGCCAATATGGCGGTGTACTTCTCGCAGCTCAGCCCGGGCGACACCATTCTCGCCATGGACCTCACCCACGGCGGCCACCTCACGCACGGCAACCCCGCGAACTTCTCGGGCAAGTTTTTCAAGGTGATTCCCTACGGCGTGCGCCGGGAGGACGAGCGCATCGACTACGACGCGATGGCCGCGCTGGCGCGCCAGCATCGCCCGAAAATGATCGTCGTCGGCTACAGCGCCTATCCGCGGGCGATCGACTTCGCCCCCTTTCGCGCCGCCGCCGACGAGGTCGGTGCCGTGGTCATGGCCGACATCGCCCACTTTGCCGGCTTGGTGGCTGCAGGGCTGCACCAGTCGCCCATACCTCACTGCGAGTTTGTCACCACCACGACACACAAGACCTTGCGCGGACCGCGCGGCGGTATGGTGCTGTGCCGCGAAGCTTTCGCCAAGAGCCTCAACTCCTCGGTTTTTCCCGGCAACCAGGGCGGGCCGCTGATGCACGTGATCGCCGCCAAGGCGGTGGCCTTTAAGGAAGCGCTCAGCCCCGGCTTCAAAGCCTACCAGCAGCAGATCCTCGCCAACGCCAAGGCGCTGGCCGAGGGCCTGAAAGCGCACGGTTTCCGCCTGGTCTCGGACGGAACCGACAATCATTTGATGCTGGTAGACCTGCGCAACACTGAGATCACCGGCAAGCTGGCGCAGGAGGTGCTCGATCAGGCGCACATCACGGTCAACCGCAACACGGTGCCGTTCGAGACCCGTTCGCCGTTCGTCACCAGCGGCATCCGCCTCGGCACCCCGGCCGTGACCACCCGTGGCATGAAGGAGCCGGAAATGGCGCAGATCGCCGAGCTGATCGCGCGCGCGCTCGGCCACGCCGGCGACGACGGCGCCCTGCGCAGCGTAGCGGCCGACGTGATTGCACTGTGCGCGAAGTTTCCACTCGCCGACGCGATTCACTAG
- the fabG gene encoding 3-oxoacyl-[acyl-carrier-protein] reductase yields MTKTLENQVALVTGGSRGIGRAVSRRLAAAGARAVVTYVSNATAAGDCVQAIKEAGGDAEAVQFDVADSAAAASAIAGLIDRLGRVDILVNNAGFTVDALIMRMKPEDWDRVLAVNLRGAFNCTKAVVRAMIRARYGRIVNISSVIGEMGNAGQGAYAAAKAGLIGFSKAMARELAPRSITVNAVSPGFINTEMVERLPETVRAEYLRNIPAGRLGTAEEVAAAVAFLVQPEAGYITGQVLGVNGGLYM; encoded by the coding sequence ATGACGAAGACACTCGAAAACCAGGTGGCGCTGGTCACCGGCGGCTCGCGCGGCATCGGCCGCGCCGTCAGCCGGCGCCTGGCGGCCGCCGGCGCGCGCGCAGTGGTTACCTACGTGAGCAATGCGACGGCAGCCGGCGATTGCGTGCAGGCAATCAAAGAGGCCGGCGGTGACGCCGAGGCCGTGCAGTTCGACGTGGCGGACTCGGCCGCCGCCGCCAGCGCGATCGCCGGCCTCATCGATCGCTTGGGCCGAGTCGATATCCTGGTCAACAACGCCGGCTTCACCGTCGATGCGCTCATCATGCGCATGAAGCCCGAGGACTGGGACCGGGTGCTGGCGGTCAACTTGCGCGGCGCGTTCAACTGCACCAAGGCGGTGGTACGGGCGATGATCCGCGCCCGCTACGGCCGGATCGTCAACATCAGCTCGGTGATCGGCGAAATGGGCAACGCCGGGCAAGGCGCCTACGCCGCCGCCAAGGCCGGGCTGATCGGCTTCTCGAAGGCGATGGCGCGCGAGCTGGCGCCGCGCAGCATTACGGTCAACGCGGTCTCACCCGGATTCATCAACACCGAGATGGTCGAGCGCTTGCCCGAGACCGTGCGGGCAGAGTATCTGAGGAACATCCCAGCCGGCCGCCTCGGCACGGCTGAAGAAGTAGCTGCGGCAGTCGCATTCCTGGTACAACCCGAGGCCGGTTACATCACCGGCCAGGTACTGGGGGTCAACGGCGGCCTCTACATGTGA
- a CDS encoding DUF177 domain-containing protein yields MKFHVRDIEDAAKELRYEEPTAALAQLLESPVEDFRLPPALLVAVSFYRAGTDLFFQGRADGPIVGRCSRCLEEYTFALAMDFAFVFAPHRELGVERQVEEEDTDLTYYEGDEVDLSPLLREQVLLALPTRPLCRENCAGLCPQCGANRNQIQCACHSEQGDPRLAILRTLKVHA; encoded by the coding sequence GTGAAATTCCACGTTCGCGACATCGAGGATGCAGCCAAAGAGCTGCGCTATGAAGAGCCCACCGCGGCGCTGGCGCAGCTGTTGGAATCGCCGGTGGAGGACTTTCGCCTGCCGCCCGCCCTCTTGGTCGCGGTCAGCTTCTACCGCGCGGGTACGGACCTCTTCTTTCAAGGCCGCGCTGACGGCCCGATCGTCGGCCGCTGTTCGCGCTGTCTGGAGGAGTACACGTTTGCGCTGGCGATGGACTTCGCTTTCGTCTTTGCGCCCCACCGCGAACTCGGCGTGGAACGGCAAGTGGAGGAAGAGGATACCGATCTTACCTACTACGAAGGTGACGAGGTCGATCTGTCACCGCTACTGCGCGAGCAGGTGTTGCTGGCGCTGCCGACCCGACCGCTGTGCCGCGAGAACTGCGCTGGCCTGTGCCCGCAATGCGGCGCCAACCGCAACCAGATCCAGTGCGCTTGCCACAGCGAGCAAGGCGATCCGCGACTGGCCATACTCCGGACACTCAAGGTTCACGCCTAA
- the acpP gene encoding acyl carrier protein, whose protein sequence is MASAVEEKVRAIISEQLGVGPDEVTPDASFIEDLGADSLDIVELVMALEEEYDLEITDEEAEKIRTVQDVVNYIEAHKS, encoded by the coding sequence ATGGCGTCAGCGGTTGAGGAAAAGGTGCGGGCCATCATCTCCGAGCAACTAGGGGTCGGCCCCGATGAGGTTACGCCCGACGCATCTTTCATCGAAGATCTCGGGGCCGATTCGCTCGACATCGTCGAACTGGTGATGGCGTTGGAAGAAGAGTACGACCTCGAGATCACCGACGAAGAGGCCGAGAAGATTCGCACGGTGCAGGACGTCGTGAACTACATCGAAGCCCACAAGTCCTGA